A genomic region of Oncorhynchus mykiss isolate Arlee chromosome 2, USDA_OmykA_1.1, whole genome shotgun sequence contains the following coding sequences:
- the LOC110534373 gene encoding trichohyalin isoform X1: MGTKRPSLTPFDTSDPSNQSASYLNPQPISQICRETSPRPGTVARTDRERERIQEEEWRREREMERFKDKTRNRRKEMEPGPRERNREKDCSPISRGREEEREWRERERGGAGEKRANGRPTSNLEIRNHRDREKERKKGDTFPTIVKHSKERDRRIRAFVEEDVGKEGMRQLERPKGTEMDDWERERETAAKIQRYRDAERDFQRQREREKERIRAQEDGERNGGKPMEDKTVRRRERAREAEPDFRERRRERDSKANDLRSKRERYMDGERERSKLWQGEREVRGREGDSQNYSDREGRDGRREGNTEGQRDTRSEGDSDGEKRKERVRDDNRRELKHLHSKSEGDTEGNAAWDRVREKERQKWRGGEMYRERDGSKDAYRQRVRDGGRDIDGERDMDRYRERDRRKVREVERERDGVREGGRRENGPRERRDPEKDREKTQPSVTGERGKRMDGERFRERERYSKGKDEERRCREKRDRETDPKREGEADGASRSPSETAPRVPPRVQSSGEWSSDIERERKWRRESHEEKESEGDVDRGQRECSERERPDRVRGREEGKEETIPKRPEQRKMWLEPQKVRYNKDSSLEDEVIERERERHTNRWRERSEEEDRSVEQRKSIDEEREAEREGGRERYLERGLNVDEDDETEAWRSYSRGKEHQTYSDGEREERWQRDSEMERENVTDNTEGDREEEGRSDRYAEWEGGRDRIPSSEDGFITVSSGGEEEFEDCKEFVEVGFTNHVTRQPVSFQGSEGEMERGGGRRHERERERTEERTEQKDDALEGEVNDGKGKKQPTYVFCVIGQTLPRSKPNQTAVLGNMESERTNQNPGYGHRDSGDITHLPHENPSRDGDQGAEDERKIVRDEIHVPKEERTDTEESSIVDVSHTTLERETGERLKVMEENPYAEIERRRNSETEKLLKEWRERHEEYTETRERDPTDRRRTEPEIGPSSHPSGEYHHHGIPVVDQATSDQNNPVVMSPEEAVAIQICIRGAWSTEEEAKRHSQASHMKWAKNVLSEILGSSEEPALGNPQPESQGGQEVSQTTRGTERVEEELEEEKDETLEGGGASTVYATVQKRTKRGRKSVEERLAEREAEPGKVEDERGTGEKLTDVHADAFTAMLGDGKPIDMHAALTLHNTHGDTPTDTQGEEVEGNNVCADRQTDSHIHIQVEMVTEVEGEMEKGVKVGDEVHILDAEKEVNAQKEEDLFLSVSNTLYKPTSCPSLIYNPDSEQPITTTEEKTEEEGEKERTVGDGEENSVVERKQEMRIEDGTEDRGKVGEATEERKVEREEEKRVGGEEERMREGKEESKKTGGGGVKSTCSFQDLGTDVRYRRLGFHKTTERRNEEEEGRGDARDRRTRIFQVSDDEEVSVNWGDVDMRNVTDTIRMDRRNSKFYNSQLYQQYSETAQNREILSQSCSDALSIYGELPVPLSPVPPSLAPSLPPARRPLPCLPPVIHPHSLSHSGSTSSGTSAKFLPIPQPPQAPSARPSSPRLSISLTQSPSLWQEIPEVRNSAEFGELTNDQRRLQEVQFEVVTSEASYCRSLDIVVDHFVKSKQLGELLTTQDRSWLFSRLADVRAISHSFLSKLEERVESDMMHFTVCDIIARHCQRFKKVYVPYLTNQSYQDATYQRLMDENQGFRRVVEKLERSSVCQRLPLRSFLILPFQRITRIKLLVQNIVKRTAQGTEEEVQAIKAMKLLERLIQESNDSITQMKSIESLVSLSARVDFECRTLPLVSQSRRLVREGPVTEMMDFSLKETERSVYLHLFNDYLLLSLHKEGGRFTVIDHAPVSELRAENCRVKLHSLEKNLFRLHLNKKALLLSTDTQGDKLRWISAVSRPHPVIDYSTAQDFTQMQCVRAFVAHQPDELSLEKAEVILVHQQSSDGWVEGTRLSDRHRGWTPESHLETIASLRVRHRNLLDALKITTATAAV, translated from the exons ATGGGGACCAAACGCCCCAGTCTGACTCCCTTTGACACATCTGATCCATCCAATCAAAGCGCTTCCTACTTGAACCCTCAGCCAATCAGCCAGATCTGCCGTGAAACAAGTCCCAGACCTGGAACAGTGGcccggacagacagagagagggagaggatccaagaggaggaatggaggagagaaagagaaatggagagatttAAGGACAAGACAAGAAATAGAAGAAAAGAGATGGAACCCGGAccaagagagaggaacagagagaaggaCTGTTCCCCCATatccagagggagggaggaggaaagggaatggagagagagagaaagggggggagcgGGAGAGAAACGTGCCAATGGAAGACCTACTTCAAATCTGGAGATCAGGaaccacagagacagagaaaaggagagaaagaagggagacaCGTTTCCTACAATTGTAAAACAtagcaaagagagagacagaagaatacGTGCATTTGTGGAGGAAGATGTGGGGAAAGAAGGAATGAGACAATTGGAGAGACCGAAGGGAACAGAGATGGACGactgggagagagaacgagaaacaGCAGCAAAGATACAGCGGTATCGAGATGCAGAGAGGGACTTCcaaaggcagagggagagggagaaggagagaatcAGGGCACAGGAGGacggagagagaaatggaggaaaGCCCATGGAGGATAAGACTgtgagacggagggagagagcgagggaagcgGAGCCAGATttcagagagaggagaagagagagggactcAAAGGCTAATGACCTACGGAGCAAAAGAGAGAGgtatatggatggagagagagagaggtcaaaactctggcagggagaaagagaagttagaggaagagagggagattcaCAGAACTATTCCGATAGAGAGggcagggatggaaggagggaaggaaatacagagggacagagggacaccAGGAGTGAGGGAGACagtgatggagagaagaggaaagagagagtgagagatgacaACAGAAGAGAACTGAAACATCTGCACAGTAAAAGTGAGGGGGACACTGAGGGGAACGCAGCatgggatagagtgagggagaaagagagacagaaatggagagggggggagatgtacagagagagggatggaagtaaAGATGCttatagacagagagtgagggacGGGGGCAGGGAcattgatggagagagggacatggacagatacagagagagggaccggAGAAAAGTgagggaagtggagagagagagggatggggtgagAGAAGGGGGCAGGCGAGAGAACGGACCAAGGGAAAGGAGGGATCCGGAGAAAGATAGGGAGAAAACACAGCCCAGtgtaacaggagagagagggaagcggatggatggagagagattcagagagagggagagatattcCAAGGggaaggatgaagagaggaggtgcagggagaagagggacagagagacagatccCAAAAGGGAGGGAGAAGCAGATGGAGCTAGCCGATCGCCGAGTGAGACAGCCCCAAGGGTGCCACCACGAGTCCAGAGCAGTGGAGAATGGAGCAGTGacatagagagggaaagaaaatggAGAAGAGAAAGTCATGAAGAAAAGGAGTCAGAGGGAGATGTggacagggggcagagagagtgtagtgaaagagagagaccagatagagtgagggggagagaagaaggaaaggaagagacgatACCAAAGCGCCCTGAGCAGAGGAAGATGTGGTTAGAACCACAGAAGGTCAGATATAACAAAGACTCCTCTTTAGAGGATGAGGTtatagagcgagaaagagagaggcacactaacagatggagagagagaagtgaagaaGAGGACAGATCCGTGGAACAAAGAAAGTCtatagatgaagagagagaagctgagagggagggagggagggagaggtatttGGAGAGAGGGTTAAATGTAGATGAAGACGATGAGACAGAAGCCTGGAGGAGTTATAGCAGAGGAAAGGAACACCAGACTtacagtgatggagagagagaggaacgctGGCAGAGggacagtgagatggagagagagaatgtgacagATAAcacagagggtgacagagaggaagaaggaagaagtgatagatatgcagagtgggaaggagggagggatagaatcccttcctctgaggacGGCTTTATCACTGTGTCCAGTGGTGGAGAAGAGGAATTTGAGGACTGCAAGGAATTCGTGGAAGTTGGGTTCACTAATCATGTTACCAGGCAACCTGTTAGCTTTcaggggagcgagggagagatggagagaggtggagggagaagacatgaaagagagagagaaagaacagaagaGCGGACAGAGCAAAAAGATGATGCATTGGAGGGAGAGGTGAATGATGGAAAGGGGAAGAAGCAACCCACCTATGTATTCTGTGTGATTGGACAAACACTGCCCAGGTCAAAACCCAATCAGACAGCAGTCCTGGGTAACATGGAATCAGAGCGGACCAATCAAAATCCTGGATATGGTCATAGGGACAGTGGTGACATCACACACCTCCCTCATGAGAACCCTTCCAGAGATGGAGACCAAGGGGCAGAGGATGAGAGAAAAATAGTGAGGGATGAGATCCACGTGCCAaaggaggagagaacagacacagaaGAGAGCTCCATAGTGGACGTCAGTCACACTACCCTAGAACGAGAGACCGGAGAACGACTGAAGGTCATGGAGGAGAACCCATACGCTGAGATAGAGCGAAGGAGGAACTCTGAGACCGAAAAACTCCTCAAAGAGTGGAGAGAAAGACATGAAGAGTACACAGAAACAAGAGAGAGGGACCCAAcagacaggaggaggacagaacCAGAGATAGGTCCATCTTCACATCCCAGTGGAGAGTACCACCACCATGGGATCCCTGTAGTTGACCAAGCCACCTCTGACCAGAATAACCCTGTAGTGATGAGCCCAGAGGAAGCTGTGGCCATCCAAATCTGTATAAGGGGAGCCTGGAGCACAGAAGAGGAGGCCAAGCGCCACTCCCAGGCCTCACACATGAAGTGGGCCAAGAACGTATTGAGCGAGATCCTTGGCAGCTCAGAGGAACCAGCCCTCGGCAACCCCCAGCCAGAGTCACAGGGAGGTCAAGAGGTCAGCCAGACTACGAGAGGGACCGAGAGGGTAGAAGAGGAGCTAGAGGAAGAAAAGGATGAGACGCTAGAGGGGGGAGGAGCCTCAACCGTCTACGCCACGGTTCAGAAGAGGACGAAGCGTGGGAGGAAGTCGGTAGAGGAGAGGCTGGCTGAACGGGAGGCAGAGCCAGGGAAGGTGGAGGATGAGAGAGGTACAGGGGAGAAACTAACAGACGTGCATGCTGATGCTTTCACAGCTATGCTTGGTGATGGTAAACCCATAGACATGCATGCTGCCCTGACCCTACACAATACTCATGGTGACACacctacagacacacagggagaggaggtggagggtaaCAATGTGTGTgcggacagacaaacagacagtcaTATACATATCCAGGTAGAGATGGTGACAGAGGttgagggtgagatggagaaagGGGTCAAAGTTGGGGACGAGGTTCATATACTGGATGCAGAGAAAGAAGTGAATGCCCAGAAAGAGGAagatctgtttctctctgtgagcAACACCCTGTACAAACCAACCAGCTGCCCCAGCCTTATATACAACCCTGATTCAGAACAACCTATCACCACCACAGAGGAAAAGACtgaggaagaaggggagaaagagagaactgtGGGAGATGGGGAAGAGAATAGTGTGGTAGAGAGGAAGCAGGAAATGAGGATAGAGGATGGGACCGAGGACAGGGGGAAAGTGGGAGAGGCGACTGAGGAAAGGAAagtggaaagggaggaggagaagagggtaggaggggaagaggagaggatgagggagggcaAGGAAGAGAGTAAAAAAacgggaggagggggggtgaagAGCACTTGTAGCTTCCAAGATTTGGGCACCGATGTTCGATATAGGAGGCTGGGGTTCCACAAGACAACAGAAAGAAGAAAcgaggaagaagaaggaagaggagatgCAAGGGATCGCAGAACAAGAATATTCCAGGTGTcag ATGATGAGGAGGTGAGCGTCAACTGGGGAGACGTGGACATGAG gaATGTCACGGATACCATCAGAATGGATAGGAGGAACTCCAAATTTTACA ATTCCCAGCTCTACCAGCAGTACAGTGAGACGGCTCAGAACAGGGAGATCCTCAGTCAGTCTTGCTCTGACGCCCTCTCCATCTACGGGGAgctccctgtccccctgtcccccgTACCCCCCTCTCTGGCCCCCTCGCTCCCTCCGGCACGCAGGCCCTTACCCTGTCTCCCCCCAGTCATCCACCCCCACTCTCTGTCCCACTCTGGATCTACCTCCAGTGGCACCAGTGCCAAGTTCCTACCCATACCACAGCCGCCCCAGGCCCCCTCAGCCAGGCCTTCCTCTCCCcgcctctccatctccctcacccAGTCCCCCAGCCTGTGGCAGGAGATCCCTGAGGTCAGGAACAGTGCTGAGTTTGGGGAGCTGACTAACGACCAGAGACGCCTGCAggag GTGCAGTTTGAGGTTGTAACTTCAGAAGCGTCATACTGTCGTAGTCTGGATATTGTGGTGGATCACTTTGTCAAGTCTAAGCAGCTCGGGGAGCTGTTGACTACTCAGGACAGGAGCTGGCTGTTCTCCAGGCTGGCTGATGTCCGAGCCATCAGCCACAG TTTTCTGTCGAAGCTGGAAGAGAGGGTAGAATCTGATATGATGCACTTCACCGTGTGTGACATCATCGCTCGCCACTGTCAACGCTTCAAGAAGGTCTACGTGCCCTACCTCACCAACCAATCATATCAGGATGCCACTTACCAGAGACTCAT GGATGAGAACCAAGGGTTCAGGCGGGTAGTGGAGAAGTTGGAACGCAGTTCAGTGTGTCAGCGTCTTCCTCTTCGCTCCTTCCTCATCCTCCCCTTCCAGAGGATCACACGAATCAAACTCCTTGtgcag AACATTGTGAAGAGAACAGCCCAAGGCACAGAGGAGGAGGTCCAGGCCATCAAAGCTATGAAGCTACTGGAGAGG TTGATCCAGGAGAGCAATGACAGTATTACTCAGATGAAGAGCATTGAGTCGCTGGTCTCTCTCAGTGCCAGAGTGGACTTTGAATGCAGG actcTCCCACTGGTCAGTCAGTCTCGTAGGCTGGTGAGAGAGGGACCGGTGACTGAGATGATGGATTTCTCtctgaaggagacagagaggagtgtcTACCTTCACCTCTTCAATGACTATCTGCTGCTGTCGCTGCACAAAGA AGGGGGCAGGTTCACGGTGATAGACCATGCTCCAGTGTCAGAACTGAGAGCTGAGAACTGTCGGGTCAAACTGCACTCTCTAGAGAAGAACCTTTTCCGCCTCCACCTTAACAAGAAAGCCCTGCTACTTAGCACCGACACACA GGGTGATAAACTGCGTTGGATCTCAGCTGTCTCCAGGCCCCATCCTGTTATTGACTACTCTACAGCACAAG ACTTCACACAGATGCAGTGCGTCCGAGCCTTCGTTGCCCACCAACCAGATGAGCTGTCCCTGGAGAAGGCTGAGGTCATTCTCGTCCACCAGCAGAGCAGCGACG GTTGGGTGGAGGGGACCAGgctgtcagacagacacagaggatgGACTCCTGAGTCCCACTTGGAAACCATAGCCAGCCTCAGGGTCCGACACCGCAACCTGCTGGACGCTCTAAAAATTACCACAGCCACGGCTGCAGTATGA
- the LOC110534373 gene encoding trichohyalin isoform X2 gives MGTKRPSLTPFDTSDPSNQSASYLNPQPISQICRETSPRPGTVARTDRERERIQEEEWRREREMERFKDKTRNRRKEMEPGPRERNREKDCSPISRGREEEREWRERERGGAGEKRANGRPTSNLEIRNHRDREKERKKGDTFPTIVKHSKERDRRIRAFVEEDVGKEGMRQLERPKGTEMDDWERERETAAKIQRYRDAERDFQRQREREKERIRAQEDGERNGGKPMEDKTVRRRERAREAEPDFRERRRERDSKANDLRSKRERYMDGERERSKLWQGEREVRGREGDSQNYSDREGRDGRREGNTEGQRDTRSEGDSDGEKRKERVRDDNRRELKHLHSKSEGDTEGNAAWDRVREKERQKWRGGEMYRERDGSKDAYRQRVRDGGRDIDGERDMDRYRERDRRKVREVERERDGVREGGRRENGPRERRDPEKDREKTQPSVTGERGKRMDGERFRERERYSKGKDEERRCREKRDRETDPKREGEADGASRSPSETAPRVPPRVQSSGEWSSDIERERKWRRESHEEKESEGDVDRGQRECSERERPDRVRGREEGKEETIPKRPEQRKMWLEPQKVRYNKDSSLEDEVIERERERHTNRWRERSEEEDRSVEQRKSIDEEREAEREGGRERYLERGLNVDEDDETEAWRSYSRGKEHQTYSDGEREERWQRDSEMERENVTDNTEGDREEEGRSDRYAEWEGGRDRIPSSEDGFITVSSGGEEEFEDCKEFVEVGFTNHVTRQPVSFQGSEGEMERGGGRRHERERERTEERTEQKDDALEGEVNDGKGKKQPTYVFCVIGQTLPRSKPNQTAVLGNMESERTNQNPGYGHRDSGDITHLPHENPSRDGDQGAEDERKIVRDEIHVPKEERTDTEESSIVDVSHTTLERETGERLKVMEENPYAEIERRRNSETEKLLKEWRERHEEYTETRERDPTDRRRTEPEIGPSSHPSGEYHHHGIPVVDQATSDQNNPVVMSPEEAVAIQICIRGAWSTEEEAKRHSQASHMKWAKNVLSEILGSSEEPALGNPQPESQGGQEVSQTTRGTERVEEELEEEKDETLEGGGASTVYATVQKRTKRGRKSVEERLAEREAEPGKVEDERDDEEVSVNWGDVDMRNVTDTIRMDRRNSKFYNSQLYQQYSETAQNREILSQSCSDALSIYGELPVPLSPVPPSLAPSLPPARRPLPCLPPVIHPHSLSHSGSTSSGTSAKFLPIPQPPQAPSARPSSPRLSISLTQSPSLWQEIPEVRNSAEFGELTNDQRRLQEVQFEVVTSEASYCRSLDIVVDHFVKSKQLGELLTTQDRSWLFSRLADVRAISHSFLSKLEERVESDMMHFTVCDIIARHCQRFKKVYVPYLTNQSYQDATYQRLMDENQGFRRVVEKLERSSVCQRLPLRSFLILPFQRITRIKLLVQNIVKRTAQGTEEEVQAIKAMKLLERLIQESNDSITQMKSIESLVSLSARVDFECRTLPLVSQSRRLVREGPVTEMMDFSLKETERSVYLHLFNDYLLLSLHKEGGRFTVIDHAPVSELRAENCRVKLHSLEKNLFRLHLNKKALLLSTDTQGDKLRWISAVSRPHPVIDYSTAQDFTQMQCVRAFVAHQPDELSLEKAEVILVHQQSSDGWVEGTRLSDRHRGWTPESHLETIASLRVRHRNLLDALKITTATAAV, from the exons ATGGGGACCAAACGCCCCAGTCTGACTCCCTTTGACACATCTGATCCATCCAATCAAAGCGCTTCCTACTTGAACCCTCAGCCAATCAGCCAGATCTGCCGTGAAACAAGTCCCAGACCTGGAACAGTGGcccggacagacagagagagggagaggatccaagaggaggaatggaggagagaaagagaaatggagagatttAAGGACAAGACAAGAAATAGAAGAAAAGAGATGGAACCCGGAccaagagagaggaacagagagaaggaCTGTTCCCCCATatccagagggagggaggaggaaagggaatggagagagagagaaagggggggagcgGGAGAGAAACGTGCCAATGGAAGACCTACTTCAAATCTGGAGATCAGGaaccacagagacagagaaaaggagagaaagaagggagacaCGTTTCCTACAATTGTAAAACAtagcaaagagagagacagaagaatacGTGCATTTGTGGAGGAAGATGTGGGGAAAGAAGGAATGAGACAATTGGAGAGACCGAAGGGAACAGAGATGGACGactgggagagagaacgagaaacaGCAGCAAAGATACAGCGGTATCGAGATGCAGAGAGGGACTTCcaaaggcagagggagagggagaaggagagaatcAGGGCACAGGAGGacggagagagaaatggaggaaaGCCCATGGAGGATAAGACTgtgagacggagggagagagcgagggaagcgGAGCCAGATttcagagagaggagaagagagagggactcAAAGGCTAATGACCTACGGAGCAAAAGAGAGAGgtatatggatggagagagagagaggtcaaaactctggcagggagaaagagaagttagaggaagagagggagattcaCAGAACTATTCCGATAGAGAGggcagggatggaaggagggaaggaaatacagagggacagagggacaccAGGAGTGAGGGAGACagtgatggagagaagaggaaagagagagtgagagatgacaACAGAAGAGAACTGAAACATCTGCACAGTAAAAGTGAGGGGGACACTGAGGGGAACGCAGCatgggatagagtgagggagaaagagagacagaaatggagagggggggagatgtacagagagagggatggaagtaaAGATGCttatagacagagagtgagggacGGGGGCAGGGAcattgatggagagagggacatggacagatacagagagagggaccggAGAAAAGTgagggaagtggagagagagagggatggggtgagAGAAGGGGGCAGGCGAGAGAACGGACCAAGGGAAAGGAGGGATCCGGAGAAAGATAGGGAGAAAACACAGCCCAGtgtaacaggagagagagggaagcggatggatggagagagattcagagagagggagagatattcCAAGGggaaggatgaagagaggaggtgcagggagaagagggacagagagacagatccCAAAAGGGAGGGAGAAGCAGATGGAGCTAGCCGATCGCCGAGTGAGACAGCCCCAAGGGTGCCACCACGAGTCCAGAGCAGTGGAGAATGGAGCAGTGacatagagagggaaagaaaatggAGAAGAGAAAGTCATGAAGAAAAGGAGTCAGAGGGAGATGTggacagggggcagagagagtgtagtgaaagagagagaccagatagagtgagggggagagaagaaggaaaggaagagacgatACCAAAGCGCCCTGAGCAGAGGAAGATGTGGTTAGAACCACAGAAGGTCAGATATAACAAAGACTCCTCTTTAGAGGATGAGGTtatagagcgagaaagagagaggcacactaacagatggagagagagaagtgaagaaGAGGACAGATCCGTGGAACAAAGAAAGTCtatagatgaagagagagaagctgagagggagggagggagggagaggtatttGGAGAGAGGGTTAAATGTAGATGAAGACGATGAGACAGAAGCCTGGAGGAGTTATAGCAGAGGAAAGGAACACCAGACTtacagtgatggagagagagaggaacgctGGCAGAGggacagtgagatggagagagagaatgtgacagATAAcacagagggtgacagagaggaagaaggaagaagtgatagatatgcagagtgggaaggagggagggatagaatcccttcctctgaggacGGCTTTATCACTGTGTCCAGTGGTGGAGAAGAGGAATTTGAGGACTGCAAGGAATTCGTGGAAGTTGGGTTCACTAATCATGTTACCAGGCAACCTGTTAGCTTTcaggggagcgagggagagatggagagaggtggagggagaagacatgaaagagagagagaaagaacagaagaGCGGACAGAGCAAAAAGATGATGCATTGGAGGGAGAGGTGAATGATGGAAAGGGGAAGAAGCAACCCACCTATGTATTCTGTGTGATTGGACAAACACTGCCCAGGTCAAAACCCAATCAGACAGCAGTCCTGGGTAACATGGAATCAGAGCGGACCAATCAAAATCCTGGATATGGTCATAGGGACAGTGGTGACATCACACACCTCCCTCATGAGAACCCTTCCAGAGATGGAGACCAAGGGGCAGAGGATGAGAGAAAAATAGTGAGGGATGAGATCCACGTGCCAaaggaggagagaacagacacagaaGAGAGCTCCATAGTGGACGTCAGTCACACTACCCTAGAACGAGAGACCGGAGAACGACTGAAGGTCATGGAGGAGAACCCATACGCTGAGATAGAGCGAAGGAGGAACTCTGAGACCGAAAAACTCCTCAAAGAGTGGAGAGAAAGACATGAAGAGTACACAGAAACAAGAGAGAGGGACCCAAcagacaggaggaggacagaacCAGAGATAGGTCCATCTTCACATCCCAGTGGAGAGTACCACCACCATGGGATCCCTGTAGTTGACCAAGCCACCTCTGACCAGAATAACCCTGTAGTGATGAGCCCAGAGGAAGCTGTGGCCATCCAAATCTGTATAAGGGGAGCCTGGAGCACAGAAGAGGAGGCCAAGCGCCACTCCCAGGCCTCACACATGAAGTGGGCCAAGAACGTATTGAGCGAGATCCTTGGCAGCTCAGAGGAACCAGCCCTCGGCAACCCCCAGCCAGAGTCACAGGGAGGTCAAGAGGTCAGCCAGACTACGAGAGGGACCGAGAGGGTAGAAGAGGAGCTAGAGGAAGAAAAGGATGAGACGCTAGAGGGGGGAGGAGCCTCAACCGTCTACGCCACGGTTCAGAAGAGGACGAAGCGTGGGAGGAAGTCGGTAGAGGAGAGGCTGGCTGAACGGGAGGCAGAGCCAGGGAAGGTGGAGGATGAGAGAG ATGATGAGGAGGTGAGCGTCAACTGGGGAGACGTGGACATGAG gaATGTCACGGATACCATCAGAATGGATAGGAGGAACTCCAAATTTTACA ATTCCCAGCTCTACCAGCAGTACAGTGAGACGGCTCAGAACAGGGAGATCCTCAGTCAGTCTTGCTCTGACGCCCTCTCCATCTACGGGGAgctccctgtccccctgtcccccgTACCCCCCTCTCTGGCCCCCTCGCTCCCTCCGGCACGCAGGCCCTTACCCTGTCTCCCCCCAGTCATCCACCCCCACTCTCTGTCCCACTCTGGATCTACCTCCAGTGGCACCAGTGCCAAGTTCCTACCCATACCACAGCCGCCCCAGGCCCCCTCAGCCAGGCCTTCCTCTCCCcgcctctccatctccctcacccAGTCCCCCAGCCTGTGGCAGGAGATCCCTGAGGTCAGGAACAGTGCTGAGTTTGGGGAGCTGACTAACGACCAGAGACGCCTGCAggag GTGCAGTTTGAGGTTGTAACTTCAGAAGCGTCATACTGTCGTAGTCTGGATATTGTGGTGGATCACTTTGTCAAGTCTAAGCAGCTCGGGGAGCTGTTGACTACTCAGGACAGGAGCTGGCTGTTCTCCAGGCTGGCTGATGTCCGAGCCATCAGCCACAG TTTTCTGTCGAAGCTGGAAGAGAGGGTAGAATCTGATATGATGCACTTCACCGTGTGTGACATCATCGCTCGCCACTGTCAACGCTTCAAGAAGGTCTACGTGCCCTACCTCACCAACCAATCATATCAGGATGCCACTTACCAGAGACTCAT GGATGAGAACCAAGGGTTCAGGCGGGTAGTGGAGAAGTTGGAACGCAGTTCAGTGTGTCAGCGTCTTCCTCTTCGCTCCTTCCTCATCCTCCCCTTCCAGAGGATCACACGAATCAAACTCCTTGtgcag AACATTGTGAAGAGAACAGCCCAAGGCACAGAGGAGGAGGTCCAGGCCATCAAAGCTATGAAGCTACTGGAGAGG TTGATCCAGGAGAGCAATGACAGTATTACTCAGATGAAGAGCATTGAGTCGCTGGTCTCTCTCAGTGCCAGAGTGGACTTTGAATGCAGG actcTCCCACTGGTCAGTCAGTCTCGTAGGCTGGTGAGAGAGGGACCGGTGACTGAGATGATGGATTTCTCtctgaaggagacagagaggagtgtcTACCTTCACCTCTTCAATGACTATCTGCTGCTGTCGCTGCACAAAGA AGGGGGCAGGTTCACGGTGATAGACCATGCTCCAGTGTCAGAACTGAGAGCTGAGAACTGTCGGGTCAAACTGCACTCTCTAGAGAAGAACCTTTTCCGCCTCCACCTTAACAAGAAAGCCCTGCTACTTAGCACCGACACACA GGGTGATAAACTGCGTTGGATCTCAGCTGTCTCCAGGCCCCATCCTGTTATTGACTACTCTACAGCACAAG ACTTCACACAGATGCAGTGCGTCCGAGCCTTCGTTGCCCACCAACCAGATGAGCTGTCCCTGGAGAAGGCTGAGGTCATTCTCGTCCACCAGCAGAGCAGCGACG GTTGGGTGGAGGGGACCAGgctgtcagacagacacagaggatgGACTCCTGAGTCCCACTTGGAAACCATAGCCAGCCTCAGGGTCCGACACCGCAACCTGCTGGACGCTCTAAAAATTACCACAGCCACGGCTGCAGTATGA